AGACAAATGCCCCTGCCCCTTCTTTGATCTTAATGGAAAAATTGACGTTGGACCCGAATATGTTCTTTCCGAGAAATCCCTTGCCCAGGGCCCGCCTGATAGAATCCTTCAGCCTCTGAACCGCTTTCGGATATTCTGCCCGGCAATAGATGTAGCCGTCCTCGGCGCCTATGGCATAGGCACAGATCATCATCCCTTCGAGCACGGAATGGGGATCGCTCTCCAGCGTGCTCCGGTCCATGAACGCACCGGGGTCTCCTTCGTCGGCATTACAGATGATATACTTTTCCCTGCCTTCGGCCTGCCGGCAGAACTTCCATTTGACGCCGCTCAGGAATCCGCCGCCGCCTCTGCCCCTCAAGCCCGACCTGGTGATCACATCTATCACGTCTTCAGGGGTGTACTCCCTGAGCACCTTCTGGATGGCCTGGTATCCGCCTGCCGCTATATATTCATCAATGGAATTGGGGTCGATGATACCGCAGTTTCTCAGCACGATCCGATTCTGTTTCTTGAAAAAGGAGTCATCCTCCGACGGCACACCGCTCTGCACGATCCATTCGGAAACAGGCTTGTCGGCGAGTATGTGCTCGGTCATGATCCGTTTCGCCTTTTCCGGGGTCACCTCGCCGTAAACAAACGCGTGGTTCTGCTCATCGATCACTTCCATCAGCGGTTCCCGGTAGCACATACCGTTGCAGCCGGTCTCTCTCAACATAACCTGGATGTTCTGTTTCTCTATCTCGTCCTTTATGGCCTCATAGGTTTTTTCTCCACCGGCGGATACGCCGCAGGTTCCAAGGCCGACCTTGATTGTCTTCATACCTCTCCCCTCCCGGCACGCTCCCTGTATTCATTCAGGAGTTGCTGCACCTTCTTCGGTGTCAGTCGTCCATGGGTCTCACCGTTGATCATTATGACCGGGGAAAGCGAGCAGCATCCCAGGCAAGCCACCTTTTGCAGTGTGAAGAGACCATCCTCCGTGGTCTCGTCATTGCCTATCCGGAGCTCGCTCTCCAGGGTCTTGATTATGGCGGTCGAGGCGTTCACGTGACAGGCCGTCCCGTCGCAGACCTTGATGATGTTCTTCCCCATCGGTTTCAACCGGAATTGTGAGTAGAATGTGATCACACCATAGATCTCGGCCGACGGTATCCCCACGATCTCACTGATGTAGTCGATC
This Syntrophorhabdaceae bacterium DNA region includes the following protein-coding sequences:
- the nuoE gene encoding NADH-quinone oxidoreductase subunit NuoE, encoding MLQTEQIKIEQSKHGFSGFKIELWKYQGEMGALIPLLQSAQETYGYIPESAIDYISEIVGIPSAEIYGVITFYSQFRLKPMGKNIIKVCDGTACHVNASTAIIKTLESELRIGNDETTEDGLFTLQKVACLGCCSLSPVIMINGETHGRLTPKKVQQLLNEYRERAGRGEV
- a CDS encoding NADH-ubiquinone oxidoreductase-F iron-sulfur binding region domain-containing protein, with the translated sequence MKTIKVGLGTCGVSAGGEKTYEAIKDEIEKQNIQVMLRETGCNGMCYREPLMEVIDEQNHAFVYGEVTPEKAKRIMTEHILADKPVSEWIVQSGVPSEDDSFFKKQNRIVLRNCGIIDPNSIDEYIAAGGYQAIQKVLREYTPEDVIDVITRSGLRGRGGGGFLSGVKWKFCRQAEGREKYIICNADEGDPGAFMDRSTLESDPHSVLEGMMICAYAIGAEDGYIYCRAEYPKAVQRLKDSIRRALGKGFLGKNIFGSNVNFSIKIKEGAGAFVCGEETALIASIEGKRGMPRFRPPFPANKGLWGKPTNINNVETFANVAWIIMNGPEAFAAMGTENSKGTKVFALSGKVARGGLAEVPMGITINEIVYDIGGGIKDGKKFKAVQMGGPSGGSIPASMGDLQIDYQQINKTGAIMGSGGLVVMDETTCMVDMAKFFLRFTQDESCGKCTFCRIGTKRMLEILERITDGNGREG